A single Sporichthyaceae bacterium DNA region contains:
- a CDS encoding glutathione-independent formaldehyde dehydrogenase, with amino-acid sequence MKALVFRGPYDLNVEEVEDPRIEAPADAIVRITTANICGSDLHPYEGRAELDPGMVLGHENMGIVEEVGPGVNRVKVGDRVSVPFNLCCGTCRNCTDGWTSACLRANPSGQPGAGYGYPKMGPYLGGQAELLRVPWADANLLELPAGTENENDFALLSDIFPTGYHGTELAGVAPGHTVAIFGAGPVGLMAALSADLRGAAQTFVADFHPDRLALARKLGATAVDVSKEDPIEAIMEHTDGFGVDAGVEAVGYQSHDPAGQEHPQLVMDNLVSVVRATGRIGVVGVYVPQDPGAVDEQAGDGRIAFDFGSAFSKGLSIGTGQCPVRRYNRYLRDLIIRGRAKPSVIVSHELPLEEAPAAYASFDKREDGWTKVLLRPGQHA; translated from the coding sequence ATGAAGGCATTGGTCTTTCGAGGTCCCTACGACCTGAACGTGGAAGAGGTCGAGGACCCGCGCATCGAGGCCCCCGCGGACGCGATAGTGCGGATCACCACGGCCAACATCTGCGGTTCGGACCTGCACCCCTACGAGGGGCGCGCCGAGTTGGACCCAGGAATGGTGCTCGGGCACGAGAACATGGGCATCGTCGAGGAGGTCGGGCCCGGGGTTAATCGCGTCAAGGTCGGGGACCGCGTCTCGGTGCCCTTCAACCTGTGCTGCGGAACCTGCCGGAACTGCACCGACGGATGGACCTCGGCGTGCCTGCGGGCCAACCCCTCCGGTCAGCCCGGTGCCGGCTACGGCTACCCGAAAATGGGCCCCTACCTGGGTGGCCAGGCCGAGCTGCTGCGGGTCCCGTGGGCCGACGCCAACCTGCTGGAACTGCCGGCCGGAACCGAGAACGAGAACGACTTCGCGCTGCTGTCCGACATCTTCCCCACCGGCTACCACGGCACCGAACTGGCCGGGGTCGCGCCGGGCCACACCGTGGCGATCTTCGGCGCGGGCCCCGTCGGGCTCATGGCAGCATTGAGCGCGGACCTGCGTGGGGCGGCCCAGACCTTCGTGGCCGACTTCCACCCCGACCGGCTGGCCCTCGCCCGAAAGCTCGGCGCGACCGCCGTCGACGTGTCCAAGGAGGACCCGATCGAGGCGATCATGGAGCACACCGACGGATTCGGGGTGGACGCCGGGGTCGAGGCCGTCGGCTACCAGTCCCACGACCCGGCCGGGCAGGAGCATCCGCAACTGGTCATGGACAACCTGGTCTCCGTGGTCCGCGCCACCGGTCGGATCGGTGTCGTGGGCGTCTACGTCCCGCAGGACCCGGGTGCCGTCGACGAGCAGGCCGGGGACGGCCGGATCGCCTTCGACTTCGGCAGCGCCTTCAGCAAGGGCCTGAGCATCGGTACCGGACAGTGCCCCGTTCGCCGGTACAACCGGTACCTGCGAGACCTGATCATCCGAGGTCGGGCCAAGCCGTCGGTGATCGTCTCCCACGAACTGCCCCTGGAGGAGGCCCCGGCGGCCTACGCCAGCTTCGACAAGCGCGAGGACGGCTGGACCAAGGTCCTGCTGCGTCCGGGCCAGCACGCCTGA
- a CDS encoding isoamylase early set domain-containing protein — protein sequence MISISERLNTERRPDDPGQGTTTVAFRTKQPGVTGRRISLVGDFNDWDPRLTPMEESDEGTWAAVLELPPGRRYRFRYLSEDGQWFNDEAAHSYEENEHGGHDSVLDLTASAAVPSGQLSVSAPIAGATPE from the coding sequence ATGATCAGTATTTCTGAGAGACTGAACACCGAGCGCAGACCCGACGACCCGGGGCAGGGCACCACCACGGTGGCGTTCCGGACCAAGCAACCGGGAGTTACCGGACGGCGGATCTCGTTGGTGGGCGATTTCAACGACTGGGATCCCCGGCTCACTCCGATGGAGGAGTCCGACGAGGGCACCTGGGCCGCCGTCCTGGAACTGCCGCCGGGCCGGCGCTACCGGTTCCGGTACCTGTCCGAGGACGGGCAATGGTTCAACGACGAAGCAGCGCATTCCTACGAGGAGAACGAGCACGGCGGGCACGACAGCGTCTTGGACCTCACCGCCTCCGCCGCCGTACCGAGCGGGCAGTTGAGTGTGTCCGCCCCCATCGCCGGCGCGACCCCGGAGTGA
- a CDS encoding MarR family transcriptional regulator: MSFGGASRTVPPVPDADLVEAVLHASRVLVAVAVRSLAAAHADLTLSQHRALVVLATRGPQRVRDLASLLGVNSSTATRHCDRLESRGLVRRDSPGQDRRAVNVSITTPGRSCVRTVSRARCREIHAILATMSGAERNSLLVALRSFAAAGGEVPEQNWSFGWDETPAAG, from the coding sequence ATGAGCTTTGGCGGGGCCTCCCGAACGGTGCCTCCGGTCCCGGACGCGGACCTGGTGGAAGCGGTGTTGCACGCCAGCCGGGTATTGGTAGCCGTGGCCGTGCGTTCCCTCGCCGCTGCGCACGCCGACCTCACCCTGTCCCAGCACCGGGCTCTGGTGGTCCTGGCGACCCGTGGACCGCAGCGAGTGCGGGACCTCGCATCCCTGTTGGGCGTCAACAGCTCCACCGCCACCCGCCACTGCGATCGCCTGGAGAGCCGCGGGCTCGTCCGCCGGGACAGCCCGGGGCAGGACCGGCGTGCGGTGAATGTGTCGATCACGACGCCCGGCCGCAGCTGTGTCAGGACGGTGAGCCGGGCCCGCTGTCGTGAGATCCACGCGATCCTGGCCACGATGTCCGGTGCGGAACGGAACTCCTTGCTGGTCGCGTTGCGTTCCTTCGCCGCAGCCGGTGGGGAGGTCCCCGAACAGAACTGGTCCTTCGGGTGGGACGAGACACCCGCCGCCGGATGA
- a CDS encoding DUF72 domain-containing protein yields MIRIGTSGWQYDDWRPSFYPVGLARDRWLGRYVECFDTVEINNTFYRLPSQATVDRWAQALPQGFLAAIKVSRYLTHVRRLRDPQDPVALLLERVAPLRERGLLGPVLLQLPPNMPARPEDLERTLSAFPPDVRVAVEPRDRSWFRKATREVLIDHRAALVWSDRNGRSVGPLWRTTSWCYLRLHHGRLDWAYQDRDLRRWARRLRECPDAFVFTNNDPGAAAVRDARRLQALTT; encoded by the coding sequence ATGATCCGGATCGGCACCAGCGGTTGGCAGTACGACGACTGGCGCCCGTCGTTCTACCCGGTCGGTCTGGCCCGCGACCGATGGTTGGGCCGTTACGTCGAATGCTTCGACACCGTCGAGATCAACAACACCTTTTACCGGCTGCCGAGCCAGGCCACCGTCGATCGCTGGGCGCAAGCCCTACCGCAGGGGTTTTTGGCCGCGATCAAGGTCAGTCGGTATCTGACGCACGTCCGCCGCCTGCGCGACCCGCAGGACCCGGTCGCGTTGCTGCTGGAACGGGTGGCTCCGCTTCGGGAACGCGGCCTGCTCGGTCCGGTCCTGCTGCAACTTCCGCCGAACATGCCTGCGCGGCCGGAGGATCTGGAGCGCACCCTGTCGGCATTCCCCCCTGACGTCCGGGTGGCCGTCGAGCCGCGGGACCGAAGCTGGTTCCGCAAGGCAACGCGGGAGGTGTTGATCGACCACCGGGCGGCCCTGGTCTGGTCCGATCGCAACGGCAGGTCAGTCGGCCCGTTGTGGCGCACGACCTCCTGGTGCTACCTGAGGTTGCACCACGGCCGCCTCGACTGGGCGTATCAGGATCGGGACCTGCGCCGTTGGGCCCGGCGGTTGCGCGAATGCCCCGACGCGTTCGTCTTCACCAACAATGATCCAGGCGCCGCCGCCGTCCGCGATGCCCGACGCCTGCAGGCACTGACGACGTGA
- a CDS encoding ornithine decarboxylase, with product GRVAAEILSPYPPGVPAVAPGEVITAQVLDYLATGVAAGMLVPDAVDSSLATLRVVA from the coding sequence GGGCGCGTTGCCGCGGAGATCCTCAGCCCCTACCCCCCGGGCGTGCCCGCCGTGGCGCCGGGGGAGGTCATCACCGCGCAGGTCCTGGACTACCTGGCCACCGGCGTGGCAGCAGGCATGCTGGTCCCCGACGCCGTCGACTCCTCCCTCGCGACCTTGCGGGTGGTGGCCTGA